From Argopecten irradians isolate NY chromosome 3, Ai_NY, whole genome shotgun sequence:
AGAACACGGGCTTCTAGTAGACAATAGAAATTccaacagaacactggctttatagacatagaatgccaacagaacaccGGGCTTTAGTTTTTAGACATAGAATGCCCACAGAACACGGGCTTTAGTAGCAACAGATATGCACAGAACACTTGCTTTAGTAGACATAGAAAGCCAaacagaacactggctttaAGCAGACATAGAATGCCCACATAACACTTGTGCTTTAGTAGACAGAATTGCCACGAGAACACTGGCTTTACTAGACattagaatgccaacagaacacaATCTGGCTTTTGTAGACATATaatgccaacagaacactggctttagCAGACATAATATGCCAAACAGAAAAACACTGGCTTTAGTAGACATAAGAATGCCCAAAAGAAACACAGGCTTTATTAGacatagaatgccaacagaacatTGGCTTTAGTAGACATAGAATGcaacagaacactggctttagTAGACACAGAATACCAACAGAACACTTTTGCTTTTGTAGAcctagaatgccaacagaacactggctttagCATGACACAAATTATGCCAACAGAACACTGTCTTTAACAGACAGAATGCCCacagaacactggctttagTTGACATAGAATGCCAGACAGAACACTTGTCTTTAACAGACTAGAATGCCCacagaacactggctttagTTGACATTGAATTTCCAACAGAAACACTGTATCCTTTAACAGACAGAATGCCCACAGAACACTGGCTTTACTAGacatagaatgccaacagaacactAGCTTGCTTTTGTAGACATAGACtgccaacagaacactggctttagCAGACATAAaatgccaacagaacactgTTCTACAACAGACCAGAATGCCCACAAAACACTGGCTTTAGTTGACATAGAATGCACAGAACACACTGTCTTTAACTAGACAGAATGCCCACAGAACACTGGGCTTTAGTTGacatagaatgccaacagaacagCTGTACTTTAACAGACAGAATTGCCCACGGAGAACACTGGCTTTACTAGAccatagaatgccaacagaacactAGCTTGCTTTTGTAGACATAGAATGTccaacagaacactggctttagCAGACATAAAATGCCCAACAGAACATTGTCTTACAACAGACAGAATGCCCACAAAACACGGGATTTAGTTAGACATAGAATGCCATACAGAAAACACTGGCTTTATGCAGACATGTAGAATACCAACAGAGCACTGGCTTTAGTATacatagaatgccaacagaacactCGGCTTTAGCAGACACTAAATGCCAATAGAAACACTGCTTAAATAGacatagaatgccaacagaacactggctttagCAGACAGAAATGCCAACAGAACACTTGGCTTTCAGCAGACACGAAATGTCAACAGAACACTGGCTTAAGCCAGACAGAATGCCCACAGAACACTGGCTTTAACAGACAGAATGCCCacagaacactggctttagCAACAGACACAAaatgccaacagaacactggctttTAGCAGACAGAATGCCCacagaacactggctttagcagacagaatgccaacagaacactggctttaCTAGACATAGAATGCCAAACAGAACACTAGCTGGCTTTTGTAGacatagaatgccaacagaacactggctttagCAGACATAAaatgccaacagaacactggctttagtagacatagaatgccaaaagaacactggctttagtttgacatagaatgccaacagaacatTGGCTTTAGTAGacatagaatgccaacagaacactggctttagTAGACACAGAATACCAACAGAACACTGTCTTTAACAGACAGAATGCCCacagaacactggctttagTTTGACAAAGAATGCCCAACAGAACACATTGTCTTTAACAGACAGAAATGCCCACCTAGAACACTGGCTTTAGTTTGACATAGAATGCCAACAAGAACACTGTCCTTTACAGACAGAATGCCCACAGAACACTGGCTTTACTAGacatagaatgccaacagaacactAGCTTTTTGTAGACATAGAATGCCAACGAGAACACTGGCTTTAGCAAGAATAAAAAACAGACATAAaatgccaacagaacactgTCTTCAACAGACAGAATGCCCACAAAACACTGGGATTTAGTTGacatagaatgccaacagaaacaCTGGCTTTAGCAGACATGTAGAATACCAACAGAGCACTGGCTTTAGTAacatagaatgccaacagaacactTGGCTTTAGCAGACACGAAATGCCAATAGAACACTGGCTTAAGTAGacatagaatgccaacagaacactggctttagCAGACAtgaatgccaacagaacactggctttagCAGACACGAAATGTCAACAGAACACTGGCTTAAGCAGacagaatgccaacagaacatGGCTTTAGCAGACAGAATGCCCacagaacactggctttagTCAGACACAAAATGCCACAGAACACTGGCTTTAACAGACAGAATGCCCACAGAACACTGGCTTTTTGTAGacatagaatgccaacagaacactgTCTTTAGTAGacatagaatgccaacagaacactggctttagtagacatagaatgccaacagaacactggcttttgtagacatagaatgccaacagaacactggctttagtagacagaatgccaacagaacactggctttagtagacatagaatgccaacagaacactggctttTAGCAGacagaatgccaacagaacactggctttagtagacatagaatgccaacagaacactggcttttagtagacatagaatgccaacagaacactggctttagtagacatagaatgccaacagaacactggcttttagacatagaatgccaacagaacacaGGCTTTAACAGacatagaatgccaacagaacactggctttagTAGACATAGAATGCAAACAGAACACTGCTTTAGTAGACAGTAATGCCAACAGAACATAGacatagaatgccaacagaacactggctttagtagacatagaatgccaacagaacactggctttTGTAGACACAGAATGCCCacagaacactggctttagcagacagaatgccaacagaacactggctttagtagacagaatgccaacagaacactggctttagtagacatagaatgccaacagaacactggctttagtagacatagaatgccaacagaacactggctttagtagacatagaatgccaacagaacactggctttagtagacatagaatgccaacagaacactggctttagcagacagaatgccaacagaacactggctttagcagacagaatgccaacagaacactggctttagtagacagaatgccaacagaacactggctttagcagacagaatgccaacagaacactggctttagcagacagaatgccaacagaacactggctttagtagacatagaatgccaaacagaacactggctttagtagacatagaatgccaacagaacactggctttagTAGACATAGAATtgccaacagaacactggctttagtagacatagaatgccaacagaacaaCTGGCTTTAGGAGAGATAAAGCTTTAAAATTAGTAAAAGGCAGAGTGATGTAGGTGGTAACCAGTAAGTAAGACAGGCAGAGCAATCATTTTGTGGCATTTAGTTAGAAAGACTTAAGTTCATCACTGTATCAATTTAgttaaaagtttatatataaatgatataaaatgtataatgtaaaaaGTGACTGAAGCCTGCGTGAAAAAGAAATAGCCTCTCTCAGGTCTCAAGGATAAAACAGTTGAACTATGCAATAATACTAATTTTAAATTGTCAGGATCATGGCAAACTTAGAATAAATTCATTATAGTGAAAACCAGGTATAAATCGAAATTTTTCTCAAGACcagcaaaacaaaaataattgtataaacAACATCAAACTGTCCctgtatatacaaaatgtattgtgtgaattataatgttatttttcagtattgcATTGCAGTATGTTAGAGTTCAAAGTAATAATTTAAAACCTCTTACCAGATTCCAAAAATAAAGAACGAAATTTGAGAGTGTATACACTCCCCAGATGGAGAAGACAACAGCTCGCCCCTTTATCTCCATGTGTGATATTGTCCAGCCTCGGGCAACCAGCAGTAGGAATAACATGAACAGGCACTGTGATATTGTGTCTACTGCATTTCCAACTATTTCCAATGGGAAGAATCCAACTCCattgaatgaaaatattaacaaatgtaGAAAGTTCATGGCTATTCCTATCACTTCTAATGCTATCACAGATGTAAACAGTTGTGTGATGGGATGCTTCTGTTTCAGAAAAGCATAAATCCAAATTGGAGCTATTAAACCATAGAATATTaagaaaaccaaataaatttcaaaaatatcatggTCATCAAATGAAAACTGGTGCTCAAATGGATTCAAATGTTTAGAGGCTGGGTTTCCATTGACCAGCCATATGTCATAGTCCAGATCAAAAGGCTTGTCATCATTCCTCTCCCACATACAATGGTTACGCTGGCAGGCAACAAGACTTACATACCAGAACCTAAAACAAAATGGAATAATCAAGTTTAATACTTTAATTCAAAAGCTGCtacaatatacaaattaaattaatatttccaattgtttacatttaatctaaagatgctccacggaagacagagcataaatgatattcatcatttgaacttcgcctttggtgcatgcaaaatcattacttcattattCCATACAAGATGTAGTGGCACaaaatttttttgggatgcaattaactattttcatatttttaacttgaagtaaaattagaagctcaaactttcaatggtggtaatgctgtaaagtaagtaacttttgcaactgaagaaaaatatttaattgtctgctcctgtttttgatagtgaaaaaataccatttgtcagccgtggagcatctttaaacaatttttttttaaagtaaaaggATTAGAAATTTGGCATCAGGTCAAGAATAATTATGTCACAGTAATTAGGCTAGAACTTACCAAAGCCCATTTTCACATGAAATAACTATATTGTTAAAATCAGATGTCAAAAGACCGACACATAGTAAGCATTATTTGCTTTCATAATATACATagtttatttctaatatttttctAGACATTCCTCAAAAACTTCTTCATAAATTACGCATTTAAATTAAAGATTTTGAGTGTTCAACTTCTTAGGTTACTGATGATCATAACCTGTTGATGGGACTAGTTCTCCCACAATGCTTTCTTTGGCAAATATCTGATCTTTTTCTTTAgtatatgggagaaaaagattatttccctacctagagagtgtgacaacgaaatcacaaccttCAGGGAAATTCCTGAATCTtcaaacctcggcaagcctagGGTTtgacgttcatgaattacctGTCTACTGAACACTTGCCTCAGCCATAATCAATATCTTTCAGTGGTATTAAGCTTGCTTGATTGAATATCAATAACggaatataatatttatactctGTATATAAGCTTATAATTAtgtaatccctattgagattcctcctctagactcttttatcagacgtccgaatataaaagagtctagaggaagaatctcaatagggattaataattatgttactccaacaatgttataGGTATAGCACGACAAGACACTTTTGAAAAATTACATCGTATctcagcaaaataacgtccgataaaaacCCGCTGACCAGTTGATTCTCAATAGTCATGTTATGAGAGTAAGCTTATGTATGTcattattcatttgtttatatcgTTACCTTGGAGACATAAAATCTTCGACTTTGTATGTGAACTGGTACCCCGGTAAGACGTTGGCTGGGTTGTCTTCGTCTGAGCAAAGTTTCCCTTTAACACAGGGTATTTTTCTAAGGAAATCCTCCAATCCATGTTTCTTACATTCAAAGTCAAATGCTATGGTATCAATCTTTCTAAACATACGCTCACAGGTGTTTTTGTGAAGTTTACGTGTACTGTTACCGTGAAACTCCGTGAAATACTCACTATCTACAACAACTAATGTTACAATGGAAGAAGAATTACTACTTGAAGTAATATTTCCATAGATAAATCCTTCTGTGTCCAATAAATCTTTCGTGTTTGTTTTTTGAATGGCAAATTTGGCAAGATATTTGTAGAAGTTCCCTGTGTTCCATGTCCCTTTAAGATGCAGTGCCGATATCTTGTTGTTGTGAATTAACAGtatcaaaatacaaacaaatgagCGTATATGAAGTGGAATAAATTTCATAGTGATCGAGTTATGCGTTGATTTATATTGTAACTATCACTGCATTACTTCGATCTCCTCCATCTTGGATTATTATAACTTCCTGTTTCGAACAACTTCCGGTGAGATTATCTATACAGAGTTATTGTTCGTTGACTAAGgacgttttcgtttattcggaacaaccggttcgaccgttggtttaagtaattatttcaattataaatcctgacggacctgcagtatTTAATACatgcctgtgagggctttgccaaggctcgtctgatcaccaggtccgtctttaattaataaacgaactaCTAGGTCCAACCCaggtcctcgatactccaggggttccgatcacttacgatctctacaacccctggactatctcatagtaaaactggaggcaacaaacagaacaggtaatttagtcgtttgatgtacatcaaaagagccttATAAaacggtacattgtggttgactgtgtggctttgaagttgggcgtcgctctctctgtagcttcaaaggaaatctttgcaggtctgtgattggtcaaatgttttccgctgagctgccttcaatatcacatatgagatagtccagggggtgtagagatcgtaagtcatcggaacccctggagtatcgagggatGGGTCCAACCATCAAACCGtaataatcgaaaacggcctagGCAAAGGACCTGTTAcacccacagggacctggcacgaaagtttttaaccaacagtatacatatatatatatatattatatggacctggcacgaaaatttttaaccaacagtatacatatatatatagtatagtatatatatgtaaactgtTAAAAATGTTCGTGACAGGTCCCTGTGGTTACACCTACCATTGAATTTTGCCCACGAATCAATTTAACAAAACACAGGTGCATTTTGTAGTACTAAGACAGTGAACCTGTAAGATTCCTTAAAACATTCAAAAGGTCACAGGGACCAGTGCTAGggataatttaaaattttgccATTCCGAGGTGTACACCAGGGTTCCCTTTTCGGTCCAaaactatatcaaattaaagttcaatTTCGAAAAACGAAATCATGTTCTCAAAAGTATATATTTCCGCAAATTTTGACTGACTCGAACATATGTTacttgaaaatttgaaatattttttacaggttcttgaaacaaacaaaaaatagccAAATTTGGAGGTCAGTTTTtagcaatatcaaattttcaccAAAATGGAACACCCACTTCCAGTTCTTGTACATTAAAAACATTTAGTAACTTTGTAGCACATAATGTTATGAaactatattcaaaattaaaaaaaaaatccatgaccgGTTAAGTTGTCATCTGACAGACAAATCACTGTGGGGTagttttttttcaagaaaaatcaGATATCCTTATTATATGGCTCATATAGTGATAAATTAAAGGTCGCACactgttatatttctattaaaatgatatatctTCATTAATGgaataattttatgataatattagGCActgaaatgttattatttagcgcattaagaaaaaaatgtttaatcttaAACCCCAAAAGATAGGGTACTGCTATAGAAAAATTTTGTTGCTGATGAACAGAGTTTAACGGAAGTAGTTCACGCTACTTCCGGTTCTTGTACAACAAGAATATTTAAGTAATCGTCAGTTAGaacattatgtaataaaacatattctcaaaaatttcaaaaatatctatGACGCATTCGGTAAAGTTGGCAACTGAATGGTTACATTAATTATCGTgggatagttttttttttttttttttcaagaaaaacCATATATCCTTATATTGCTTATACAATGGACAAA
This genomic window contains:
- the LOC138318111 gene encoding integral membrane protein GPR180-like, which gives rise to MKFIPLHIRSFVCILILLIHNNKISALHLKGTWNTGNFYKYLAKFAIQKTNTKDLLDTEGFIYGNITSSSNSSSIVTLVVVDSEYFTEFHGNSTRKLHKNTCERMFRKIDTIAFDFECKKHGLEDFLRKIPCVKGKLCSDEDNPANVLPGYQFTYKVEDFMSPRFWYVSLVACQRNHCMWERNDDKPFDLDYDIWLVNGNPASKHLNPFEHQFSFDDHDIFEIYLVFLIFYGLIAPIWIYAFLKQKHPITQLFTSVIALEVIGIAMNFLHLLIFSFNGVGFFPLEIVGNAVDTISQCLFMLFLLLVARGWTISHMEIKGRAVVFSIWGVYTLSNFVLYFWNLTEVDEIFNIDEWQTWPGYITLGLRVVIMIWFVIELRRTVFHSKHPDRLNFLQQFGAFFLVWFIYLPVLAIIGTQISALWKHKTILTITLGSDLLCVLVMIHLLWPSRSILYLIKAESTISTYDLEITGLLDVDDQEETSIFTRETQFGKSMEPNHNTIHNGKYHPHNGKYHPHNGKHHPKETRNVPNGMHPVIEESEDLIEMETIDINTQDSELL